Proteins encoded within one genomic window of Halomonas sp. YLGW01:
- a CDS encoding efflux RND transporter periplasmic adaptor subunit, giving the protein MSPNASSSPRHAWRARLAALAVIAVALALAGYWLSHRPQAPKRMPAARPVPSVEVMTVSRQSEAPMLSAHGRVLAARETTLSTSIGGRLEAFAPEVEPGRRVAKGQWLARLEATDYELALREAQASLASAEADLATEQGEQLRAAAEYRSFGRDLPPARRSLVLREPQLKAANAAVETARAQRDRAQADLDRTTVTAPFDAVVQEKLVGEGAGLGTYADILSLVGIDRFWVRLNLPQETLSWIDTHDADGQGSRVTLESPAWPADQTREGEVWSVLPSLENGGLMTQVMVAVDDPLAFERPDAPALRLGDLLEARLHPDRARPLIRLPVSALRGNRQVWVLDEQDRLRIRDVELAYRGDTFALIEAGLADGARVVLGTLATPEAGMSLTARVTDSGDEAVTAERSADNAVDDSVARQGSEEGRSSPATPPEGTGTPSRQEDKA; this is encoded by the coding sequence ATGTCCCCCAACGCCTCATCGTCCCCGCGCCATGCCTGGCGGGCCCGCCTGGCCGCCCTTGCCGTCATCGCCGTGGCCCTGGCACTCGCCGGCTACTGGCTGAGCCACCGCCCCCAGGCTCCCAAGCGCATGCCGGCCGCGCGCCCGGTACCCAGCGTCGAGGTCATGACCGTCAGCCGCCAGTCCGAGGCGCCGATGCTGAGCGCCCATGGTCGGGTGCTGGCCGCCCGGGAGACGACCCTGTCGACCTCGATCGGCGGCCGCCTCGAGGCCTTCGCTCCCGAGGTCGAACCCGGACGCCGGGTCGCCAAGGGCCAGTGGCTCGCCCGGCTCGAGGCCACCGACTACGAGCTGGCGCTGCGCGAAGCCCAGGCCAGCCTCGCCAGCGCCGAGGCGGATCTCGCCACCGAGCAGGGCGAGCAGCTTCGCGCCGCCGCGGAGTACAGGAGCTTCGGTCGCGACCTGCCCCCGGCCCGCCGTTCCCTGGTGCTGCGCGAGCCTCAGCTCAAGGCGGCTAACGCCGCCGTGGAAACCGCTCGCGCCCAACGTGACCGGGCCCAGGCCGACCTGGACCGCACCACCGTGACCGCGCCCTTCGATGCCGTGGTGCAGGAGAAGCTGGTCGGCGAGGGCGCGGGGCTCGGCACCTACGCCGACATCCTCAGCCTGGTCGGCATCGACCGCTTCTGGGTGCGCCTCAACCTGCCCCAGGAGACGCTGAGCTGGATCGACACCCATGACGCCGACGGCCAAGGCAGCCGTGTCACCCTCGAGAGCCCTGCCTGGCCGGCCGACCAGACGCGGGAAGGCGAGGTCTGGAGCGTGCTGCCAAGCCTCGAGAACGGCGGCCTGATGACGCAGGTGATGGTCGCGGTAGACGACCCCCTGGCGTTTGAGCGGCCAGACGCCCCGGCGCTGCGCCTGGGTGACCTGCTCGAGGCACGCCTCCATCCCGATCGGGCGCGACCGCTGATCCGCCTGCCGGTCTCGGCCCTGCGCGGCAACCGCCAGGTCTGGGTGCTCGACGAACAGGATCGCCTGCGCATCCGCGACGTCGAGCTGGCCTATCGCGGCGACACCTTCGCCCTCATCGAGGCGGGCCTTGCCGACGGGGCGCGGGTGGTGCTTGGCACCCTCGCCACCCCGGAGGCGGGCATGAGCCTTACGGCCCGGGTCACGGACTCGGGAGACGAGGCCGTCACCGCAGAGCGCTCGGCCGACAATGCCGTGGATGACAGCGTGGCGCGTCAGGGTAGCGAGGAAGGGCGCTCAAGCCCGGCTACCCCGCCCGAGGGCACGGGCACGCCCTCCCGCCAGGAGGACAAGGCATGA